In one window of Thermodesulfobacteriota bacterium DNA:
- the typA gene encoding translational GTPase TypA, which translates to MEQTHLRNIAIIAHVDHGKTTLVDAMLRQAGTFRANEKVQERVMDNIDLERERGITIMAKNTAIEYDGVKINIVDTPGHADFGGEVERTLKMVDGVLLLVDASEGPLPQTRFVLKKALELELVPIIVINKIDRPDARIQEVINEVYDLFIDLDAKEEQLDFPIVYTNAKKGTATLDLQADSPDLRPLFELIIKTVPPPRGDCQATLQVLVTNIDYSDYVGRLAVGRVFGGTIKAADTVAMVHADGRTIKAKASALYVFQGLERKDAALAGVGEIVALAGMEGVCIGDTITSAEFPKALPRIKVDEPTISMIFSPNTSPFAGKEGKFVTSRNLRERLEKELLYNVSIRVDFEKADAFRVMGRGELQLAILIEMMRREGYELSVSMPETITKEIDGKLHEPMEHLVIDVPEEFIGVVTQQVGARKGRMQKMQNNGHGRVRMEFRIPSRGLIGFRSQFLTDTKGTGLLNHLFDGYEPWHGPMSTRATGALVADRAGASTVYALYNLQPRGTLFIKEGTPVYEGMVIGENSRENDMDVNVVKEKKLTNMRASGSDDSMFLFPPKSHTLEQALEFIRDDELVEVTPASIRIRKRVLQAGKRPKQQKAD; encoded by the coding sequence ATGGAACAGACCCATTTGAGGAACATAGCCATAATCGCGCACGTCGACCACGGGAAGACGACCCTCGTTGACGCGATGCTCAGGCAGGCAGGGACCTTCCGCGCAAACGAGAAGGTCCAGGAGCGCGTCATGGACAACATAGACCTTGAGCGCGAGCGGGGCATAACCATAATGGCCAAGAACACGGCCATAGAGTACGACGGGGTAAAGATAAATATCGTCGACACGCCCGGGCACGCGGACTTCGGCGGCGAGGTCGAGAGGACCCTCAAGATGGTCGACGGGGTATTGCTGCTTGTCGACGCTTCCGAGGGGCCGCTCCCGCAGACGAGGTTCGTCCTCAAGAAGGCCCTTGAGCTGGAGCTCGTGCCCATCATAGTCATAAACAAGATAGACAGGCCTGACGCCAGGATACAGGAGGTCATAAACGAGGTCTACGACCTCTTCATAGACCTGGACGCAAAAGAGGAGCAGCTCGACTTCCCCATCGTCTACACCAACGCGAAAAAGGGCACCGCGACCCTGGACCTTCAGGCGGACTCGCCTGATCTTAGGCCGCTCTTCGAGCTCATAATCAAGACCGTGCCGCCGCCCAGGGGCGACTGCCAGGCGACGCTCCAGGTCCTTGTGACCAATATCGACTACAGCGACTATGTAGGGAGGCTCGCGGTGGGCCGCGTATTCGGCGGCACCATCAAGGCGGCGGACACCGTCGCAATGGTGCACGCGGACGGAAGGACCATCAAGGCTAAGGCCTCGGCCCTGTATGTCTTCCAGGGGCTCGAAAGGAAGGACGCCGCCCTGGCGGGTGTCGGAGAGATAGTCGCGCTCGCGGGCATGGAGGGCGTCTGCATAGGAGATACCATCACTTCAGCAGAATTTCCGAAGGCCCTGCCGAGGATAAAGGTGGACGAGCCGACCATATCGATGATCTTCTCCCCTAACACCTCTCCGTTCGCCGGAAAGGAAGGGAAGTTCGTCACCTCAAGGAACCTCCGCGAGAGGCTCGAAAAGGAGCTCCTATATAACGTTTCGATAAGGGTGGATTTCGAGAAGGCCGACGCCTTCAGGGTGATGGGCAGGGGGGAGCTGCAGCTCGCGATCCTCATCGAGATGATGAGGAGGGAGGGCTACGAGCTCTCGGTCTCCATGCCCGAGACCATCACAAAGGAAATAGACGGGAAGCTCCATGAGCCCATGGAGCACCTCGTTATAGACGTGCCCGAGGAGTTCATAGGAGTCGTCACGCAGCAGGTCGGGGCCAGGAAGGGCCGGATGCAGAAGATGCAGAACAACGGCCACGGCAGGGTGAGGATGGAGTTCAGGATACCATCTAGGGGGCTCATAGGCTTCCGCTCCCAGTTCCTCACCGACACAAAGGGCACGGGCCTTTTGAACCACCTCTTCGACGGGTACGAGCCGTGGCACGGCCCCATGTCCACGAGGGCAACGGGCGCTCTTGTGGCCGACAGGGCCGGGGCCTCGACGGTATACGCCCTCTATAACCTCCAGCCCAGGGGAACGCTTTTCATTAAGGAAGGCACCCCGGTTTACGAGGGCATGGTAATAGGCGAGAACTCCCGTGAAAACGACATGGACGTGAACGTGGTGAAGGAGAAGAAGCTCACGAACATGAGGGCGTCTGGCTCGGACGATTCGATGTTCCTCTTCCCGCCCAAGTCCCACACGCTCGAGCAGGCGTTGGAGTTCATCCGGGACGACGAGCTCGTGGAGGTCACGCCCGCCTCCATAAGGATACGGAAAAGGGTGCTCCAGGCCGGGAAAAGGCCGAAGCAGCAGAAAGCGGATTGA